CCCCAGACAACGCGTACCAGCATTACCGGCATCCATACCACGGATTCGGAGCAGATCGTCTTTTTGGACACACCCGGTGTTCATGCGGCGCGGGGCAAATTGAACCGTTTCTTGGTCGACGCGGCCTGGGGCGCCCTGCGGGAATCCAACGGGGCGATTTTGTTTCTGGACGGCTTCAAATACGCCGAGTCCAGAAGCGCGTTGGCGCGGGATTTGCGTCCCTTGGCCACGAAGTTGGCTTCCTTGGACATCCCCTTGGTCGTGGCTGTGAATAAAGTCGACCGGATCAAGCCCAAGGAGCGCTTGTTCGAACTATTGACCGCGTGTTCCGAGCATTGGCCCGGGGTTGAGTTAGTGCCGATTTCCGCTCGAACGGGCGATGGGATTGAACGTTTGCTCGGCATTGCGCGCGATTTTTTGCCTTTGAGCGCCCCGTTGTTTCCCGAGGACCAACTCAGTACCGCCCCGGTTCGATTTCTGGCCGCTGAAATTATCCGCGAAAAGCTCTTTTTGGCTTTGGACCAGGAACTTCCTTACAATATCGCCGTGGAAATCGAGAGCTGGGAGGAATTGACCGAGCAGAACATGGTCTCCATCCACGCG
This is a stretch of genomic DNA from Deltaproteobacteria bacterium. It encodes these proteins:
- a CDS encoding GTPase Era; translation: MKHNTSDFRAGYIALIGPPNAGKSTFLNTVLGEKIAIVSPKPQTTRTSITGIHTTDSEQIVFLDTPGVHAARGKLNRFLVDAAWGALRESNGAILFLDGFKYAESRSALARDLRPLATKLASLDIPLVVAVNKVDRIKPKERLFELLTACSEHWPGVELVPISARTGDGIERLLGIARDFLPLSAPLFPEDQLSTAPVRFLAAEIIREKLFLALDQELPYNIAVEIESWEELTEQNMVSIHATIFTSKNSHKGMIVGRQGGNLKKIGQAARVELKALLGTKVHLELWVKVREGWTEDGHFMASLGLGV